One genomic region from Alosa alosa isolate M-15738 ecotype Scorff River chromosome 12, AALO_Geno_1.1, whole genome shotgun sequence encodes:
- the lrrtm4l1 gene encoding LOW QUALITY PROTEIN: leucine rich repeat transmembrane neuronal 4 like 1 (The sequence of the model RefSeq protein was modified relative to this genomic sequence to represent the inferred CDS: inserted 7 bases in 5 codons; deleted 9 bases in 5 codons; substituted 5 bases at 5 genomic stop codons): LPGEALSPASCRCEGKIVHCDSLAFLEVPENISVGCQGLSLRANQLHTLLPYQFAHLNQLWPLPDHKTRFPXVDSRSLPGLGXIKEIIPEHQRSREFHNATFHGVPNXPALDLSYNKLESLSPRQFHGSCXLQNLHPRSNLPRDLPAEGVPGGRSLEFLDLGYNRSRCXLKTMFLGLSRLMELHLEHNQFSRINFFLFPRLTNLRALYLQWNRILTGSTRDCPWGWHTLQKLDLSXNEIQVLDPGCSQCLPNLQVLNLESNKLANVSMETVVAWDSLGSGQPGRNMGTAPRICPLVNWLRNFRGTKDTSIICSTPKHLQGEKVLEATRNLADCEDTELYESTTFPPAIEPDTPEPTPEPTTPYTSPLAPLRPPATPTPRPPMAPPPLPQPNAPSRSGSDQRAPRRPPPPPQKPPARESPLLTFPPEPERISFHKVVVGSVALFFSVSLISTVVXCSXKRCRALARLFQQQATGRKRAEEVLSRAEPQLPAQEYYMSYNPATTLEHRRSWPTAASEPARGTIFARGNARQQLLCVLLQTLFTLLVLQPSAGLSQPQPSCRXEGKIVHCDSLAFLEVPENISVGCQGLSLRANQLHTLLPYQFAHLNQLLWLYLDHNQISQVDSRAFQGLRRIKEIILSTNQISQLHNATFHGVPNLRSLDLSYNKLESLPPGQFHGLRKLQNLHLRSNLLRDLPLRVFLECRSLEFLDLGYNRLRVLTRTMFLGLSRLMELHLEHNQFSRINFFLFPRLTNLRALYLQWNRIRGVNQGLPWAWHTLQKLDLSGNEIQVLDPVVFQCLPNLQVLNLESNKLANVSMETVVAWDSLTAVSLAGNMWDCGPGICPLVNWLRNFRGTKDTSIICSTPKHLQGEKVLEATRNLADCEDTELYESTTFPPAIEPDTPEPTPEPTTPYTSPLALRLCHPLLPRPPMAPTFTPAGRPSRSGSDQRSPSPPSPSSHKPPSAEASLLDFPPEPERISFHKVVVGSVALFFSVSLISTVVYVFWKRLPALARLFQQQATVGRKRRKKSPEPXQNLSSQLQEYYMSYNPAATPESIDVLANGGTGACTCTISGSRECENEFPCPRPLPGSWLGDMSSLH; the protein is encoded by the exons CTGCCGGGCGAAGCCTTGTCCCCGGCCAGCTGTCGCTGTGAGGGTAAGATCGTCCACTGCGACTCGCTGGCCTTCCTGGAGGTCCCGGAGAACATCTCCGTAGGTTGCCAGGGCTTGTCCCTGCGCGCCAACCAGCTGCACACGCTGCTGCCCTACCAGTTTGCCCACCTGAACCAGCTGTGGCCTCTACCTGACCACAAAACCAGATTTCCTTAGGTGGACAGCCGAAGCCTTCCAGGGCTTGGCTGAATCAAGGAGATCATCCCTGAGCACCAA AGATCTCGCGAGTTCCACAACGCCACCTTCCATGGTGTTCCCAA TCCAGCCCTCGACTTGTCCTACAACAAGCTAGAGTCGCTGTCGCCTCGACAGTTC CACGGCTCATGCTAGCTGCAGAACCTTCACCCGCGCTCCAACCTCCCGCGGGACCTCCCCGCTGAGGGTGTTCCTGGAGGCCGCAGCCTGGAGTTCCTGGACCTGGGCTACAACCGCTCAAGGTGCTGACTCAAGACCATGTTCCTGGGTCTGTCCCGGCTCATGGAGCTTCACCTGGAACACAACCAGTTCTCCCGCATCAACTTCTTCCTGTTCCCGCGGCTCACCAACCTGAGGGCGCTGTACCTGCAGTGGAACCGGATCCTCACCGGGTCAACCAGGGACTGCCCCTGGGGCTGGCACACCTTGCAGAAGCTGGACCTTT GCAACGAGATCCAGGTGCTGGACCCGGGT TGTTCCCAGTGTCTGCCCAACCTGCAAGTGCTCAACCTGGAGTCCAACAAGCTGGCCAATGTGTCCATGGAAACGGTGGTGGCCTGGGACTCGCTGGGATCGGGCCAGCCTGGCCGCAACATGGGGACTGCGCCTCGCATCTGCCCTCTGGTCAACTGGCTGCGGAACTTCCGGGGCACCAAGGATACGAGCATCATCTGCAGTACGCCCAAGCACCTGCAGGGTGAGAAGGTTCTGGAAGCCACGCGGAACCTCGCCGACTGCGAGGACACGGAGCTCTACGAGAGCACCACCTTCCCGCCAGCCATAGAGCCCGACACCCCGGAACCCACCCCTGAACCAACCACCCCCTACACCAGCCCCCTTGCCCCCCTGCGCCCCCCTGCCACCCCTACCCCCAGACCTCCCATGGCGCCTCCACCTTTACCCCAGCCGAATGCCCCCAGCCGCAGTGGATCCGACCAACGAGCCCCTCGCcgtcctccccctcctcctcaaaAACCACCCGCCCGAGAG TCCCCCCTGCTGACTTTTCCTCCAGAGCCCGAGCGCATCTCCTTCCACAAAGTGGTAGTGGGCAGCGTGGCGCTGTTCTTCTCCGTGTCGCTCATCTCCACGGTGGTGTAATGTTC GAAGCGCTGCCGGGCGCTGGCCCGACTGTTCCAGCAGCAGGCCACCGGGCGCAAGCGGGCGGAAGAAGTCCTGAGCCGAGCAGAACCTCAGCTCCCAGCCCAGGAGTACTACATGAGTTACAACCCCGCCACCACGCTCGAGCATAGACGCAGCTGGCCAACGGCGGCATCGGAGCCTGCACGCGGCACCATCTTCGCTCGAGGGAATGCGAG GCAGCAGCTGCTGTGTGTCCTGCTGCAGActctcttcaccctgctggtaCTGCAGCCCTCGGCCGGGCTTAGCCAGCCCCAGCCCAGCTGTC CAGAGGGTAAGATCGTCCACTGCGACTCGCTGGCCTTCCTGGAGGTCCCGGAGAACATCTCCGTAGGTTGCCAGGGCTTGTCCCTGCGCGCCAACCAGCTGCACACGCTGCTGCCCTACCAGTTTGCCCACCTGAACCAGCTGCTGTGGCTCTACCTGGACCACAACCAGATTTCCCAGGTGGACAGCCGAGCCTTCCAGGGCTTGCGTCGAATCAAGGAGATCATCCTGAGCACCAATCAGATCTCGCAGCTCCACAACGCCACCTTCCATGGTGTTCCCAACCTGCGCAGCCTCGACTTGTCCTACAACAAGCTAGAGTCGCTGCCGCCCGGACAGTTCCACGGCCTGCGCAAGCTGCAGAACCTTCACCTGCGCTCCAACCTCCTGCGGGACCTCCCGTTGAGGGTGTTCCTGGAGTGCCGCAGCCTGGAGTTCCTGGACCTGGGCTACAACCGTCTGCGGGTGCTGACCCGCACCATGTTCCTGGGTCTGTCCCGGCTCATGGAGCTTCACCTGGAACACAACCAGTTCTCCCGCATCAACTTCTTCCTGTTCCCGCGGCTCACCAACCTGAGGGCGCTGTACCTGCAGTGGAACCGGATCCGCGGGGTCAACCAGGGACTGCCCTGGGCCTGGCACACCTTGCAGAAGCTGGACCTTTCCGGCAACGAGATCCAGGTGCTGGACCCGGTGGTGTTCCAGTGTCTGCCCAACCTGCAAGTGCTCAACCTGGAGTCCAACAAGCTGGCCAATGTGTCCATGGAAACGGTGGTGGCCTGGGACTCGCTGACCGCCGTCAGCCTGGCCGGCAACATGTGGGACTGCGGCCCCGGCATCTGCCCTCTGGTCAACTGGCTGCGGAACTTCCGGGGCACCAAGGATACGAGCATCATCTGCAGTACGCCCAAGCACCTGCAGGGTGAGAAGGTTCTGGAAGCCACGCGGAACCTCGCCGACTGCGAGGACACGGAGCTCTACGAGAGCACCACCTTCCCGCCAGCCATAGAGCCCGACACCCCGGAACCCACCCCTGAACCAACCACCCCCTACACCAGCCCCCTTGCCCTGCGCCTCTGCCACCCCCTACTCCCCAGACCTCCCATGGCCCCCACCTTTACCCCAGCCGGTCGCCCCAGCCGCAGTGGATCCGACCAACGAAGCCCCTCGccgccctccccctcctcccacaaACCACCCAGCGCCGAG GCCTCCCTGTTGGATTTTCCTCCAGAGCCCGAACGCATCTCCTTCCACAAAGTGGTAGTGGGCAGCGTGGCGCTGTTCTTCTCCGTGTCGCTCATCTCCACGGTGGTGTACGTGTTCTGGAAGCGGCTGCCGGCGCTGGCCCGACTGTTCCAGCAGCAGGCCACCGTGGGGCGCAAGCGGCGGAAAAAGAGTCCCGAGC AGCAGAACCTCAGCTCCCAGCTCCAGGAGTACTACATGAGTTACAACCCCGCCGCTACGCCCGAGAGCATAGACGTGCTGGCCAACGGCGGCACGGGAGCCTGCACGTGCACCATCTCGGGCTCGAGGGAATGCGAG